The following nucleotide sequence is from Bacteroidales bacterium.
TTATTCCAGATATTTATTTTTATAGAAATACTATTTCTTCTAATAAATTCCACTTTCATAATATAAACAAAGCAGTATATATTTTATTGTTTAAATTTGCAATTTATTAAGAAAAAAATTAAAAAATAAAAGAACCTTACAAAATAAAGCTTTGAAATAACCTACTCAATTGATTTTATAATGATAATTATATTTAAAATATCATTAAATAAAATAAATTTGCGCTAAATATAAGAAAAAATATTGCGGAAAACACTTAGATATCAAATAATTTTTTTAAAATTCTTTCATTATATTTTTTTTACATACAGTTTAAATATATATTTAAACAATGTATTTTTATAAAAACAATAAAATATGATAATAATCGTTTTCATAAAGATTTTCAATAAATAAAAACAGTATACAAATATAGCGAATGAATATTACTGCAAAAAACAGATTATTTTTAATTCCATTTCTTTTGCTTTTTACTTATACCTCTTTATTAGCACAAACTAAAGATACGAAGCAAAAAAGAAACATTACCTGGACAGGAACTAAATCATTTTTTATTAATGAAACTGATTCCGTTCATTATCTAAGTTTTGATGGTGCTTCTTACATTAAGAATATACCCTGTTTCTCCGAAAAAATAAAGCTTTTTGATTATAATAATTATTCGGTTGAAATTACTGATGCCAGTTATGAAGAATGTACTGCGGAAGAAATAAAATATCTTGATAATTCCTTATTTAAAAAAAATATAGAAGTATCCTCTTCTGTCAACTTCGAAAAAAAATCTCCATATCTCTGTATCTCATTTTTTCCTTTCAGAATAAATCAATCAACTGGAAAAACAGAAAAGCTTATTTCATTTAATTTAAATATTCATAAAATACCAAATTCTTCAACTTTAAATGATAAAAAGAAAATATATACCAATTCATCAGTTCTGGCATCAGGAAATTGGTATAAGATAGCTGTAAACCAAAGCGGAATTTATATTTTAACCTATAACGATCTTGTTTCACTTGGGATTAATATTGGTTCTATAGATCCCAGAACTATTAAAATATATGGTAACGGCGGTGGAATTCTTCCTGAAAATAATTCTTCATTCAGGTATGACGACCTTGTTGAGAATCCAATTTTTATTTATGGAGAATCAGATGGAAGCTTTGATTTGAACGACTATATACTCTTTTATGGTGATGCTCCTGTTCAGTGGAATTATAATACTATTGATAATAAATTTCATCATCAAACAAACTATTATAATGAGGTTACAACATACTTCCTTACTTCAGGCAGCAATAATGGAAAACGAATTTCATTACAAAGCTCATCTTCACTTACCGCGAATAAATTCATTACAAATTTTAATGATTATGCCTGTCATGAAAAAGATTCATTCAATTTAGTTTCTTCAGGTAAAGAATGGTATGGTGAACCATTCGACATACAGACATCCTACTCATTCAGTTTCAATTTTCCAAATATCGATAATACAACTGTAGCAAATATCCAAACTGATATCGCCAGTAAATACACTTCGAGCAATTATTATTCAGTAGAATATTCAGGTAATTCATACACCTCAATAATTTCGGGCGTTTCAGGAGAATATGTTTACGCTGCAACCAAAACAGAATCTGCAAATTTTTATCCTTCCGGCGATAATATAAATGTTACAATAAAAAAAACAACCTCAGGAGCAATAGGTTGGTTAAATTATATTGAATTAAATGTAATGAGACATTTAACTTTCTCCGGTTCACAATTAATATTCAGAAATGCTTCTAGTGTTGGGACAGGGAACATATCAGAGTTTACCATTGGTAATGCAAGTCCAGATTTAAAGATTTGGGATATAACTAATCCTATTAATGCAGTTGAACAACAATACACACTTTCGGGAAGTAACGCACAATTTAAAATTGCTACTGATACATTAAAAGAATTTATAGCTTTTAACGGAGCTTTTTATTTAAAACCTATTATTATAGGAAAAATTGAAAATCAAAACCTGCATGCTTTAGGTCAAGTAAATTATATAATAGTTACTCATCCTGATTTCATTTTAGAAGCAAATCGTCTTGCAAGTTTTCATTCTGATAATAATGGATTGACCTCAGTTGTTGTTACCCCAGCCCAGATATATAATGAATTTTCTTCAGGAAATCAAGATGTTTCAGCAATAAGAGATTTTGTAAAAATGTTTTATGACAGAGCATCTGGAGAAGATGAATCACCTAAATATTTATTATTATTCGGTGATGCATCCTACGATTATAAGAATAAAATTACTGATAACACTAATTATATCCCAACATTTGAATCAACTTTTGCTATAAGTTATTCCGACTCTTATGCTACTGATGATTTTTTTGGATTCCTCGACTACAATGAAGGTTCTTATGTAAACAGTTTGCTTGATATTGGCATTGGTCGCTTTCCAGTTAAAACAGAAGCGGAAGCGAGTACAATGGTCGATAAGGTAACAGAATACTATAAAATTTATGATCCTGGTACATCTTCTGAAGAATGCACTAGTTATTCATCATATAATCCCGGTGATTGGAAAAATACTATATGTTTTGTTGCTGATGATGAAGAAAATAATATGTTTTTAAATTATTCAGAAAATTATTCAAATTATATCGATACTACTTATAATAATTATAATATTGACAAAATATACAGTGATGCTTACATACAGGAAACGGGCTCAGGTGGTCAGAGGTACCCGGATGTGAATGATGCAATTAACAAAAGGGTTGAGAAAGGAGCACTAATAATTAATTATGTTGGACACGGAGGAGAAGTAGGCTGGGCACTTGAACGGATACTACAAACATCCGATATTCAGAACTGGAAAAATATCCATAACTTACCTTTATTTATCACAGCCACATGCGAATTTAGCAGGTTTGATGATCCAAAAAGAACTTCTGCTGGGGAAATGGTTATATTAAATTCACAGGGAGGAGGTATAGCACTATTAACAACCTCAAGAGTTGCATATGCTAATTCTAATGATGCATTAAACAGACAATTTTATAAAAATGCATTTAAAAAAATAAATGGGGAATACTCAACTTTAGGGGATTTAATAATGATTTCAAAAAATTATAACGGAAGCTATGTTGACACTCAAATTAAAAACTTTATTTTACTCGGCGATCCCGCTCTTACACTTGCTTATCCGGGAAATAAAGTTATAACAACACAGGTAAATCAACATGATACGATGACTGTTATCGATACATTAAAAGCACTTTCAAAAGTTACTATTTCGGGAATCATTGCAGATAATACAGGACAAAAACTTACTAATTTTAACGGCATGGTTTATCCTACTGTCTTTGATAAAAAATCTGCAATAAAAACATTGGGAAATGATGCTTCAAGTAATGTTACTACTTTTTTAGTACAAAAAGGGATTTTATATAAAGGCAAAGTTAGTGTAACTAATGGCAATTTTACTTTTTCATTTATTGTCCCTAAAGATATAGCATACAATTATG
It contains:
- the porU gene encoding type IX secretion system sortase PorU → MNITAKNRLFLIPFLLLFTYTSLLAQTKDTKQKRNITWTGTKSFFINETDSVHYLSFDGASYIKNIPCFSEKIKLFDYNNYSVEITDASYEECTAEEIKYLDNSLFKKNIEVSSSVNFEKKSPYLCISFFPFRINQSTGKTEKLISFNLNIHKIPNSSTLNDKKKIYTNSSVLASGNWYKIAVNQSGIYILTYNDLVSLGINIGSIDPRTIKIYGNGGGILPENNSSFRYDDLVENPIFIYGESDGSFDLNDYILFYGDAPVQWNYNTIDNKFHHQTNYYNEVTTYFLTSGSNNGKRISLQSSSSLTANKFITNFNDYACHEKDSFNLVSSGKEWYGEPFDIQTSYSFSFNFPNIDNTTVANIQTDIASKYTSSNYYSVEYSGNSYTSIISGVSGEYVYAATKTESANFYPSGDNINVTIKKTTSGAIGWLNYIELNVMRHLTFSGSQLIFRNASSVGTGNISEFTIGNASPDLKIWDITNPINAVEQQYTLSGSNAQFKIATDTLKEFIAFNGAFYLKPIIIGKIENQNLHALGQVNYIIVTHPDFILEANRLASFHSDNNGLTSVVVTPAQIYNEFSSGNQDVSAIRDFVKMFYDRASGEDESPKYLLLFGDASYDYKNKITDNTNYIPTFESTFAISYSDSYATDDFFGFLDYNEGSYVNSLLDIGIGRFPVKTEAEASTMVDKVTEYYKIYDPGTSSEECTSYSSYNPGDWKNTICFVADDEENNMFLNYSENYSNYIDTTYNNYNIDKIYSDAYIQETGSGGQRYPDVNDAINKRVEKGALIINYVGHGGEVGWALERILQTSDIQNWKNIHNLPLFITATCEFSRFDDPKRTSAGEMVILNSQGGGIALLTTSRVAYANSNDALNRQFYKNAFKKINGEYSTLGDLIMISKNYNGSYVDTQIKNFILLGDPALTLAYPGNKVITTQVNQHDTMTVIDTLKALSKVTISGIIADNTGQKLTNFNGMVYPTVFDKKSAIKTLGNDASSNVTTFLVQKGILYKGKVSVTNGNFTFSFIVPKDIAYNYGEGRISYYASNGAIDANGYYENPFFIIGGSDTNSVKDNAGPEIKLYLNDSNFVNGGLTNGNPFILAYLKDTNGINTVGNGIGHDIVAIVDANSSDPIILNDYYEADLNSYQKGSIRYPLDDLSNGTHTLNLKVWDIYNNSSEASIEFVVSPSADLALYHVLNYPNPFTTSTDFYFEHNYPCCNLDVQIQIFTVSGRLIKTIHQEVLTNGYRAEPITWDGLDDYGDVIGKGVYIYKLKIRNSDNKTAEKTEKLVILR